Genomic window (Luteibacter yeojuensis):
TGGCAAGCATCCGCTTGGGGACGGTGAAGGCACCGACTTTCGCGCTGGTGAAGCTCGGGGCTACAGGAACGCTCGTCAGTACCGACTTCGCATAGTTCTGCACGCGTTGGATGGGAGCGTCGGTCATGGCGCGAAGCTGCCGCCGCTGCGCCGACATGCGCGGGCTGCCGTCGATGAAGTTCCCGAGCGAGGCAGCCCGGCCGGTTCCCCCTCGTTCTGCCGTCGAATCGATATGCGCGGCTGGCTGTCCAAACCGGAGAGGGTCTTGCTCGCTTGACGATCGCTTCATGTTCGCCTCATGACGAAGACAAGGGGCCGAATGGGGCCCGGGTGCGCCTCTGTCGACATCTTCCACGAAAATCGGGAGGTTTGACAAATGGCTGCCATGGGGCGTTTGGATCGTGACAGTGAATTGCGCTGCCGCCATACTCGTTGGGTCAATGGCAGGGGCAACTCATGAATCGTCGCGATCTCCTCAAGGGCTTCACGGTGGCTACCGGTGCACTGACCCTCGCAGGTCGCGGCATGGCGTATGCCGACAAGGCGAATGCTTTCGATCACGAGGCCTTCCAGGAAGCATGGCGCACCGTGCTGCTTTACTCCGACTTGGCGACGCCTGGCAAACGGCGTCCTGGCCGTACTCGTGGGGCCCGTGGCCGCATTCGCATCGACCATCGTGGCGTTCACGCGAGCAACACGGCCGAGGCGGAGCTGGGCTTCCTGGCGGACGGCTTTTCCATGGCTCCGGGAGAGCTGGTGACCACGCGGACCCGTATCGACGACCGGCGCCCGCCGGCAGGGAATGCGTGACGATGCAGTCCGGTGCCTTCCGCGACGATGACCTGACACATCTGCAAGCTCACGGTATTCCCGCGCTTCCCGTACCGGCCGCGAGCGGCTACGCCGTGAACGAAAACGCCCGCATCTGGTACGCCAGCTTCGGCGCCGGCCCGCCGGTCGTCTTGCTGCACGGCGGGCTTGGGAATGCGGGCAACTGGGGGTATCAGGTTCCCGCCCTGGTCGAGGCGGGATATACGGCGATCGTGATCGACAGTCGCGGCCAGGGCCGCTCCACCCGCGATGCACGACCTTATACGTACGAGCTGATGGCGTCGGACACGCGAGCCGTCATGGATGCGCTTGGCGTCGCCAGGGCCGCCTTCGTCGGCTGGAGCGACGGGGCCGATATCGCGCTGGTCCTGTCGCGCGAAACGCCGGAGCGTTCCGCCGGCGTGTTCTTCTTCGCGTGCAATGTCGACGGCACGGGGACAAAGCCGTTCCAGCCGTCCGCCGTGATCGATCGCATCTACGCCCGGCATGTCGAGGACTATGCGTCCCTCTCGCCCGTCGCCGGCGGGTTCGAGGCCATGCGTGACGACCTCGGCGTGATGCAGGCCGGACAGCCTGACTTCGGCCCCGGGCAATTGGCGGACATCTCGGTTCCACTTTGGAGCGTCCTGGGCGAGCACGACGAATTCATCGAGCGCGAGCATGCCGAATACATCGCACGCAGCGTCCCCGGTGCACGCTTTGTCCTTCTCTCCGGTGTGAGCCATTTCGCCCCGCTGCAGCGGCCCGGATATTTCAATGGCGCGATGCTGGAATTCCTGGGGCATTGCACCGCGAAGCGGAAAATCCGGACATGAGAGATGTCGCCGGATAGAATGATGGCGCAGCGTCGGAAACTCGAGGGACTGAAGCAGCCCTCGGGCGCGGTGCCTGATGTCCTTAGGGACAGACCAGCACCGGCACCTCTCCGTTCATGAGGACGTTGCGGGCGACGTCGTGCAGGAAGGCGCGCGGATGGTCCTTTCCCCGGCCCGGCACCACCACCATGTCGCACCCGTGCGCGTTGGCCCTTGCCACGACGACGGTATCGGGGCGACGGTCGAACGTGTACTCCGTGGACACGTCGACGCCAGCGGCTTTCCCCGCCTGTTTCGCGGCGTCGAGCAAGGCCCGCGCATGGGAGGTGACCCGCGTGAAACAGACATTTCCCTCGAGGTAGTCGGCCAGCAGGTTGACCGAGGGAAGCGGGGAGATGACGTTCAATGCGTACACGTGGCTTCCCAGCGCCGCCGCCGCGTCCATGCACACGTGCACGGCCCTGTCCGATGCGGCGGAGCCGTCGACGAGAATGAGGATGCGTTCGAACACAGGATGTCTCCTAAGGGCAGACCAGGACGGGAACGTCGCTCGCGAGGAGCACCTGTTCCGTCTGGCTTCCGAGGACGAGCCGCTTCAGGCCATGCTTGCCGTGGGTCGCCATCACGATGAGATCGCAGCCATGGCGATCGGCGAATTCCACGATCGCGCGGCTGGGCGAGGTGTGTTCTGTTTCCGCGGCGCTACAGCGCACGCCCATGCCGATCGCCAGGGCCTCGACTTCGCCAAGGTGCGTCGCGTGGATCCGCTGCGCCTCGACGGCCCTGTCGATCTCCGCCACCGCCGCTTCGCCGCCGCGATGGGCATGCGAGGGCGCGGACCGGGTCACATGCAGTACGGAGAGCGTGGCGCCGCACCGCCTGGCTAGCTCGACGGCCACGCGGGCCGCGCGCAGCGACAGGGGCGTACAGTCGGTGGGCAGCAGGATGTGCTTGAACATGGTCACCTCGATGTTTGCTGTCTTGCTTAGGTATAGGGGCGATCGGTAAGCGCATCCGGCGCCAGCGCCTTCGCGAGCTGCCCGAGCAATTCGGTCACCGCGGCGGTCACGTCGGTAGCCGAAACCATGCCGGCCAGTTGGCCGCGGTCGCCGACCAGTGGAAGGTGCGCGATGCCTCCGCCCGCCATGGCCCGGACGACATCCGTGAGCGAGGCGTCCTCGCTACAGACGATGGCGGGCGTGGACATGATCGCGGCGGCGGTCATGTGGACGAAATCCACGCCGGGTGCCAACGCCCGCAACACGAGGTCCCGCTCCGAAATCACGCCGATCGGTTTCATGTTCGCGTCCACGACGACCAGGCACATCACCTGGTGCTTCTGCATCACGCGGGCGAGTTCGGCGACGGGCGTGACACCGCTCACCACGGGGACATGCTGCCGGCCTATCTCGATCGCTTTCATGGCTTCGCCTCGTCTTTTGACCTTCAGCATCGGCTGTCGTCGCGGCGGCATCTTGACCGGGATCAATGCGGCACGAGGTTGATCTGCGTCAATGGCGCCAACCGCCGTTGGCCCTACAACAAGGCTCCAGCACGAATGGAAGGTGACGGCGATGGGCGAGAGCATGTATCCGCAGGATCCGGCCGATGCGTTGAACTGGCGCCAGCCCGACGAGAGCGAGAAGAAGAGCGATGTGGACCCGATGGCTTCGCTTCGCGACATCGCCGTCGTCCTCGCGCAGCTGACCGGCGACATGTCGGCGATCACGCTGGCGGGCAGTCTCGCGCGCCGGGCCGGTGCCAACCTCCACCTGCTGCAGATGCTCGCGATGCCGGTGGAGGCCACCGACGCGTGGGCGCTGATTCCCGATCCCTCGCTCGTCCAGCGGTATGCGGACATCCGGACCCAGGCCACGCGCCAGGCGCGCGAGATGGAACACCGCTTGTCGGCCATGCGCGTACGGGGCGAGGTGAGAACGCTGGAAGCGCTCTGCTCGGCGCCGCCCGCGATGGCGGCCGCGGCGGCACGCCGCACGGATCTTTGCGTGCTGGGTCGTCCGGGCGACTCGCCCTCCGAAGTCTCCATGGCCCATGCGTACTTCGCCGGATTGCTCCTGGAATCCGGCCGTCCGGTACTGGTCGTTCCCGAAGGAACCGCGGCGCGCCTGCCGCCACGGCATGCCGTGGTGGCCTGGGCGGACAGTGCCGAGGCGGCGCGTGCCGTGCACGACGCCCTGCCGTTCCTGGAAGCGTCGGAAGCCGTCGACGTGGTCATTGTCGATGCGCCGAAGGCGGCACTGGAGACGGCCGGGCGATCGGTCGAAGGACTCCTGGCACACCTTCGCGAACATGGCGTTCGTGCCGAACTGACCACCTGCTCGTCGGGCCACGGGCCCGTCAGCCGCGCCTTGCTGGACCAGGCACACCGCAAACAGGCCCAGCTCATCGTCGCCGGCGGATACGGCCATGGACGCGTGCGCGAATGGGCCGTGGGCGGCACCACCCGCGAGCTCTTCCTCGAATCGCCGGTTCCCGTCCTTTTTTCCCACTAGGAGACGCCGCCATGCCGAGATCGTCCACGACGTCCACGCCACCCGCGGACAAACACGATTTTCCCGCCATCGAAGGGGATCACTGGATCGAGGCGCTCGACGATGGCACGCCTGTGCTGATCCGCCCCCTGCGGCCCGAGGATCGCCGCCGGGAGGAGGCATTCATCCGGCGCTTGTCCGCCGCTTCCCGACGCAACCGGTTCCTTGGCGAGATCCGCGAGGCGTCGCCTGGCCTGCTCGACCAGCTCATGAAGGTGGATTACAAGCACGCCATGGCCTTCGTGGCGCTTGCCCACGACAACGGCGAATTGCGCGAAGTGGGTATAAGCCGCTATGCGGGCGACAAGGACGGCACGCGTTGCGAATGCGCGGTGACGGTCGCCGACGACTGGCGGCATCGCGGCCTCGCCGTTCTTCTCATGCGCCACCTCATCGAAATGGCGCGACACGAGGGCTTCAAGTCCATGTACTCGAGGGACCTGGCCGAGAACAAGGACATGCGCGAACTCGCGAGCTTCCTGGGATTCAGGCGCACCCGCGATCCCGACGACGCATGCCTGGTGATCCACAGCCTGCAGCTCTGAAGCCCGCGGAGGCCTCGTGATCGTCTACACCTGCCACGGTGCCGCGCGCGGCGTCACCGGCTCCTGTCACCTCGTGCAATGCGGCGACAGCCGGATCCTCGTCGACTGCGGCTTGTTCCAGGGCGGACGCGAGGCCAGCGAGGCGAACGCGCGCGGGTTCGCCTTCGACCCGCGGTCCATCGATGCCGTCCTGCTCACGCATGCGCACCTCGATCATTGCGGGCGCTTGCCCAGGCTGGTTCGCGACGGTTTCGCCGGCCCCGTGCTGGCCACCGCCGCGACGCGCGACCTGGCGCGCATCGTGCTCATGGACGCCGCGTCGCTCCAGGAACAGGAGGCACGGCGCGCGGTCGCGAGGGGCGACGTCCAGGCCGAGCCGTTCTCCACCATCGCCGACGCGTTCCAGGCGATGGAGGCCTTCGATCGCGTCGTCGGCTATGCGCAGGCGATCGACATCGCACCGGGGATTCGTGCGACGTTCCTCGATGCGGGACATATCCTGGGCTCCGCCAGCATCCTCCTGGAGCTGGACGACGGTGCGAATCGCCGGCGGATGATCTTCTCCGGCGATCTCGGCCATCACGGCAGCGGCATGATGCGCGAACTCGCGCCGGCCCCCGAGGCCGACTTCGTGGTGATGGAGACCACCTATGGAGACCGCCCGCACCGCGATTTCGCGGACACGGAAAAGGAGTTCCTCGATGCCGTGGCGACCACGTTGCGCCGCCACGGCAACGTGGTCATCCCCACGTTCGCCCTGGAGCGCGCCCAGGAAATCCTCTACTGCCTGCATCGCGGCATACGTGCGGGGGCGATACCGGCAGGCACGCCGGTGTTCCTCGATTCGCCGATGGCGATTTCGGCCACGGAAGTCTTCCGGCGCCATCCCGAGGGACTCAGCGACGGATTCCGCGCGCTGCTGCGCCGCGAGGATCCCTTCGACACGCCGCGCGTGCGCTTTACCCGCAGCGTGGACGAATCGATGGCGATCAACACGATCGAAGGCGGCGCGATCATCCTCGCCGGGTCCGGCATGTGCACGGGAGGCCGCGTGATTCACCATCTCCTGCACAACCTGGAGCGCGATCGCGCGGGCGTCGTTTTCGTGGGCTACGCGGCGGAGGGGACCCTGGCGAGGAAGATCATCGACGGCCAGAAGCGGGTACGCGTCGGTCGTCACGATGTCGCCGTGCGTGCGCATGTCTGGACGATCAACGGGTTTTCGGCGCATGCGGGGCAGCCCGAACTCCTCGCATGGCTGGGCGGCTCACCGCGGCGGCAGGTCCTGCTCGTGCATGGCGAGGAGCATGGCG
Coding sequences:
- a CDS encoding alpha/beta fold hydrolase, yielding MQSGAFRDDDLTHLQAHGIPALPVPAASGYAVNENARIWYASFGAGPPVVLLHGGLGNAGNWGYQVPALVEAGYTAIVIDSRGQGRSTRDARPYTYELMASDTRAVMDALGVARAAFVGWSDGADIALVLSRETPERSAGVFFFACNVDGTGTKPFQPSAVIDRIYARHVEDYASLSPVAGGFEAMRDDLGVMQAGQPDFGPGQLADISVPLWSVLGEHDEFIEREHAEYIARSVPGARFVLLSGVSHFAPLQRPGYFNGAMLEFLGHCTAKRKIRT
- a CDS encoding universal stress protein, whose translation is MGESMYPQDPADALNWRQPDESEKKSDVDPMASLRDIAVVLAQLTGDMSAITLAGSLARRAGANLHLLQMLAMPVEATDAWALIPDPSLVQRYADIRTQATRQAREMEHRLSAMRVRGEVRTLEALCSAPPAMAAAAARRTDLCVLGRPGDSPSEVSMAHAYFAGLLLESGRPVLVVPEGTAARLPPRHAVVAWADSAEAARAVHDALPFLEASEAVDVVIVDAPKAALETAGRSVEGLLAHLREHGVRAELTTCSSGHGPVSRALLDQAHRKQAQLIVAGGYGHGRVREWAVGGTTRELFLESPVPVLFSH
- a CDS encoding CBS domain-containing protein, producing the protein MKAIEIGRQHVPVVSGVTPVAELARVMQKHQVMCLVVVDANMKPIGVISERDLVLRALAPGVDFVHMTAAAIMSTPAIVCSEDASLTDVVRAMAGGGIAHLPLVGDRGQLAGMVSATDVTAAVTELLGQLAKALAPDALTDRPYT
- a CDS encoding twin-arginine translocation signal domain-containing protein, which encodes MNRRDLLKGFTVATGALTLAGRGMAYADKANAFDHEAFQEAWRTVLLYSDLATPGKRRPGRTRGARGRIRIDHRGVHASNTAEAELGFLADGFSMAPGELVTTRTRIDDRRPPAGNA
- a CDS encoding MBL fold metallo-hydrolase, with the protein product MIVYTCHGAARGVTGSCHLVQCGDSRILVDCGLFQGGREASEANARGFAFDPRSIDAVLLTHAHLDHCGRLPRLVRDGFAGPVLATAATRDLARIVLMDAASLQEQEARRAVARGDVQAEPFSTIADAFQAMEAFDRVVGYAQAIDIAPGIRATFLDAGHILGSASILLELDDGANRRRMIFSGDLGHHGSGMMRELAPAPEADFVVMETTYGDRPHRDFADTEKEFLDAVATTLRRHGNVVIPTFALERAQEILYCLHRGIRAGAIPAGTPVFLDSPMAISATEVFRRHPEGLSDGFRALLRREDPFDTPRVRFTRSVDESMAINTIEGGAIILAGSGMCTGGRVIHHLLHNLERDRAGVVFVGYAAEGTLARKIIDGQKRVRVGRHDVAVRAHVWTINGFSAHAGQPELLAWLGGSPRRQVLLVHGEEHGGMQVMAQFLRSRGVTVACPAQDSPCRLA
- a CDS encoding universal stress protein, with product MFERILILVDGSAASDRAVHVCMDAAAALGSHVYALNVISPLPSVNLLADYLEGNVCFTRVTSHARALLDAAKQAGKAAGVDVSTEYTFDRRPDTVVVARANAHGCDMVVVPGRGKDHPRAFLHDVARNVLMNGEVPVLVCP
- a CDS encoding GNAT family N-acetyltransferase — its product is MPRSSTTSTPPADKHDFPAIEGDHWIEALDDGTPVLIRPLRPEDRRREEAFIRRLSAASRRNRFLGEIREASPGLLDQLMKVDYKHAMAFVALAHDNGELREVGISRYAGDKDGTRCECAVTVADDWRHRGLAVLLMRHLIEMARHEGFKSMYSRDLAENKDMRELASFLGFRRTRDPDDACLVIHSLQL
- a CDS encoding universal stress protein, giving the protein MFKHILLPTDCTPLSLRAARVAVELARRCGATLSVLHVTRSAPSHAHRGGEAAVAEIDRAVEAQRIHATHLGEVEALAIGMGVRCSAAETEHTSPSRAIVEFADRHGCDLIVMATHGKHGLKRLVLGSQTEQVLLASDVPVLVCP